Proteins encoded within one genomic window of Oryza brachyantha chromosome 7, ObraRS2, whole genome shotgun sequence:
- the LOC102712834 gene encoding AP-4 complex subunit mu: MISQFFVLSQRGDHIVFRDYRGEVPKGSAEIFFRKVKFWNDDEAEEAPPVFNVDGVNYIHVKVAGLFFVVTTMVNVSPSLLLELLQRIARVTKDYLGILNEDSLRKNFILVYELLDEVIDFGYPQTTSTEVLKSYIFNEPIMIDAGRLPPLGPAAMFMQGTKRMPGTAVTKSVVATEPGGKKREEIFVDIIERISVTFSSSGYILTSEIDGTIQMKSYLSGNPEIRLALNEDLSIGRTGSSTYDYRSSSGGGTVILDDCNFHESVHLDSFDIDRTLHLIPPDGEFAVMNYRITQEFKPPFRVTALIEEAGPSRAEVLLKIRADFSANVTANTIIVQMPVPSYTMRASFELEAGAVGQTTDFKEGSRRIEWNLKKIVGGSEHTLRAKLTFSQESHGNLTKEAGPVNMNFTIPMYNTSKLQVRYLQIAKKSKAYNPYRWVRYVTQANSYVARL, from the exons ATGATCTCGCAGTTCTTCGTTCTGTCGCAGCGCGGCGACCACATCGTCTTCCGCGACT ATCGCGGGGAGGTGCCCAAGGGCAGCGCCGAGATCTTCTTCCGGAAGGTCAAGTTCTGGaacgacgacgaggccgagGAGGCGCCGCCGGTCTTC AATGTTGATGGAGTTAATTATATCCATGTGAAAGTCGCGGGACTATTTTTTGTGGTAACCACAATGGTTAATGTCTCTCCGTCACTTCTTTTGGAGCTTCTGCAAAGAATTGCACGTGTTACAAAAGATTACCTTGGCATTCTAAATGAAGATTCATTGCGGAAGAATTTCATTTTGGTGTATGAATTGCTCGATGAAGTCATT GACTTTGGATACCCACAAACAACTTCTACTGAGGTTCTGAAGTCGTACATATTCAATGAGCCAATAATGATTGATGCTGGACGGCTGCCTCCACTTGGTCCTGCTGCTATGTTCATG CAAGGAACTAAGCGTATGCCTGGCACAGCTGTTACAAAATCCGTTGTTGCTACAGAACCTGGTGGgaagaagagggaggaaaTTTTTGTTGACATCATTGAAAGAATAAGTGTGACATTCAGTTCAAGT GGCTACATACTTACATCTGAGATTGATGGAACCATCCAAATGAAAAGTTACCTTAGTGGAAATCCAGAAATCCGACTGGCTCTAAATGAGGATTTGAGCATTGGAAGAACTGGCTCTTCTACATATG ATTACAGAAGTTCTTCTGGAGGAGGAACAGTCATTCTTGATGATTGCAACTTCCATGAGTCAGTACATCTGGACAGTTTTGACATTGACAGAACTCTACATTTA ATACCACCGGATGGAGAATTTGCTGTAATGAACTACCGGATTACTCAAGAATTTAAACCCCCTTTCCGTGTGACTGCACTGATTGAAGAAGCCGGACCATCTAGG GCTGAAGTTCTGTTGAAAATACGGGCAGACTTCTCTGCAAATGTCACAGCTAACACAATTATAGTACAGATGCCAGTGCCTTCTTACACAATGAG GGCAAGTTTTGAGTTGGAAGCTGGAGCTGTTGGACAGACTACTGATTTTAAAGAAGGGTCTAGGAGAATTGAGTGGAATCTAAAGAAG ATTGTTGGTGGTTCTGAGCACACCCTTCGGGCAAAGCTCACATTTTCCCAGGAGTCACATG GAAATCTCACAAAGGAAGCTGGACCAGTAAACATGAATTTCACTATACCGATGTACAATACTTCAAAGTTGCAG GTTAGATATCTTCAGATAGCAAAGAAATCGAAGGCATACAACCCCTATAGATGGGTGAGATATGTAACGCAGGCTAACTCATATGTGGCTCGTCTATGA
- the LOC102713106 gene encoding pentatricopeptide repeat-containing protein At4g28010-like, with amino-acid sequence MGKRARLRLRLVRALATVAAAASSAASRAPRQAGPYLAVLHRRGRAEAVGCLNRHLRLLPLEEACSLLDALPSVRDAVSYNTVLTALCRRGQHGRASALLSAMSREPRPACRPNAVSYTVLMRALCADRRADEAVGLLRAMQSGGVRADVVTYGTLVRGLCDAGEVDKAAQLMGEMCESGIEPNVVVYSSLLQGYCSSGRWDDVGKVFEEMSKKGIEPDVVMYTGLIDRLSKEGKVKKAYGMMDMMVKRGLEPNVVTYNVLINCMCKEGSVKEAVSVFKKMVEKGVAPDVVTYNTLIKGLSDVLEMDEAMGLLEEMIQGENMVEPDVVPFNSVIQGLCNIGSMRQAFQVRAMMEDSGCTVNLVTYNLLIGGLLRVHKIKEAMELLDEMTSIGLEPDSFTYRILIKGFCKMWQVDRAQGFLSTMRNCGIEPELFHYIPLLQAMCEQGMMGRARNLFNEMDKNFALDVVAYSTMIHGACKTGDLKTAKELLKSMVDERVTPDAVTYAILINMFAKSGDMEEANGVFKQMTESGFVPDVAVFDSLIQGYSTKGEMNKVLELIHKMIAKNIAIDSKIVSTITTSLAASNEGKALLQGLPDFSAEISKGNIISPQELMKMLHNVCPQTT; translated from the coding sequence ATGGGGAAGCGCGCCAGGCTCCGGCTTCGGctcgtccgcgccctcgccaccgtcgccgcggccgcatCGTCTGCGGCGTCGCGGGCCCCGAGACAGGCGGGGCCCTACCTGGCCGTGCTCCACCGACGCgggagggcggaggcggtggggtGCCTCAACCGGCACCTCCGCCTGCTCCCGCTGGAGGAGGCGTGCTCCCTCCTCGACGCGCTCCCGTCCGTGCGCGACGCCGTCTCCTACAACACCGTGCTCACTGCCCTGTGCCGCCGTGGCCAGCACGGCCGCGCCTCCGCGCTGCTCAGCGCCATGTCCCGTGAGCCCCGCCCGGCCTGCCGCCCCAACGCCGTCTCATACACCGTACTCATGCGCGCGCTTTGCGCCGACCGACGCGCGGACGAGGCCGTCGGGCTGCTGCGGGCGATGCAGTCGGGCGGTGTCCGTGCCGACGTGGTCACCTATGGCACTCTCGTCCGTGGACTGTGTGACGCAGGGGAAGTTGACAAGGCCGCGCAGCTGATGGGTGAGATGTGTGAAAGTGGTATCGAGCCCAACGTGGTCGTGTACAGTTCTTTGCTCCAAGGGTATTGCTCATCTGGGCGGTGGGATGATGTAGGAAAGGTGTTTGAGGAAATGTCCAAGAAGGGCATAGAGCCAGATGTGGTCATGTACACTGGCTTGATCGATAGGCTTTCTAAAGAGGGAAAGGTAAAGAAGGCATACGGGATGATGGACATGATGGTGAAGAGGGGGTTGGAGCCAAATGTAGTGACATACAATGTGCTGATCAATTGCATGTGCAAGGAAGGGTCAGTGAAGGAGGCAGTCAGTGTGTTCAAGAAGATGGTGGAGAAGGGAGTGGCACCGGATGTTGTGACATATAACACACTGATCAAAGGGCTCTCAGATGTGCTTGAGATGGATGAAGCAATGGGGTTGCTTGAAGAGATGATTCAAGGTGAAAATATGGTTGAACCTGATGTGGTACCATTCAACTCGGTTATACAGGGACTCTGTAATATTGGTAGTATGAGACAAGCGTTCCAAGTCCGTGCCATGATGGAAGATAGTGGGTGTACGGTTAACTTGGTAACATACAATCTGCTGATTGGTGGACTCCTTAGAGTCCACAAGATAAAGGAGGCTATGGAGCTGTTGGATGAGATGACTAGTATTGGGCTAGAGCCTGATTCATTCACCTATAGAATATTGATAAAGGGTTTCTGCAAAATGTGGCAAGTTGACCGTGCACAAGGATTTTTGTCTACAATGAGAAATTGTGGGATAGAGCCTGAGCTATTTCACTATATTCCTTTGCTTCAAGCTATGTGTGAACAAGGCATGATGGGGAGAGCACGGAACTTGTTCAATGAAATGGACAAGAACTTCGCGCTAGATGTTGTTGCATATAGCACTATGATCCATGGTGCTTGCAAAACAGGGGACTTGAAAACTGCAAAAGAGTTGCTTAAGAGCATGGTTGATGAGAGAGTGACTCCTGATGCTGTCACATATGCCATACTAATCAATATGTTTGCAAAATCTGGAGACATGGAGGAAGCAAATGGTGTGTTTAAACAGATGACTGAAAGTGGCTTTGTGCCTGATGTTGCTGTATTTGATTCACTGATCCAAGGTTATAGCACAAAAGGAGAGATGAACAAGGTTCTCGAGTTAATTCATAAAATGATAGCAAAGAATATAGCTATTGATTCAAAAATTGTTTCGACTATTACCACTTCTCTGGCTGCAAGCAATGAAGGCAAAGCATTGTTGCAGGGCTTGCCTGATTTCAGTGCAGAAATATCAAAAGGCAACATCATATCACCCCAAGAGTTAATGAAAATGTTACATAATGTGTGCCCCCAAACAACTTGA
- the LOC102716230 gene encoding cyclin-D2-2-like: MGVLGFGASNILLCAEDSSSVLGLGGDEAVAEVGCGLGFLDSGAGAVFPVDSDEFVAFLVEKEMDHLPQSGYLEKLELGGLESSWRKDAIDWICKVHSYYNFGPLSLYLSVNYLDRFLSSFDLPHDKSWMQQFLSVSCLSLAMKMEETVVPPPVDLQVYDAKCMDARSIKRMELIVMKALNWRMQAVTPFSFISYFLYKFNEGKPPSYTLASWCAELTVGTLKDSRFLSFRPSEIAAAVVLAVLVENRFLVFSSALAASEIPVNKEMVMRCYELMLEKALVKKMGNSNVGSSVPCSPNTVLDAACFSFRSDDTTLGSSQSNNSNKNYNSQDSTSASKRRRLSTTPI; this comes from the exons ATGGGTGTTCTTGGCTTCGGTGCTTCCAACATCCTCCTCTGCGCGGAGGACAGCAGCAGCGTGCTTGGGctgggcggcgacgaggccgtGGCGGAGGTGGGGTGCGGCCTTGGTTTCCTCGACTCCGGTGCCGGTGCCGTGTTTCCCGTCGACTCCGATGAGTTCGTGGCGTTTTTGGTGGAGAAGGAGATGGACCATCTTCCTCAGAGCGGTTATCTGGAGAAGCTGGAGCTTGGAGGATTGGAGTCTTCTTGGAGGAAAGATGCCATTGATTGGATTTGCAAG GTCCATTCCTACTACAACTTTGGACCACTCAGCCTTTACCTCTCGGTGAACTACCTGGATAGGTTTCTCTCCTCGTTTGATCTCCCT CATGACAAATCTTGGATGCAACAGTTCCTGTCAGTTAGTTGTCTATCTCTTGCTATGAAGATGGAGGAGACTGTGGTCCCTCCTCCGGTGGACCTTCAG GTTTACGATGCAAAGTGTATGGATGCAAGGAGTATTAAGAGGATGGAACTCATTGTGATGAAAGCCCTGAATTGGAGGATGCAAGCTGTGACCCCATTCTCGTTCATCAGCTACTTCCTGTACAAGTTCAATGAAGGGAAGCCACCGAGCTACACGCTGGCCTCGTGGTGCGCTGAGCTCACAGTTGGCACTCTTAAAG ACTCCAGGTTCCTGTCATTCAGGCCGTCTGAGATCGCTGCCGCAGTGGTGTTAGCAGTGCTTGTTGAGAATCGGTTTCTTGTCTTCAGCAGTGCCCTTGCAGCATCTGAAATCCCTGTAAATAAG GAGATGGTTATGAGATGCTATGAGCTGATGCTAGAGAAGGCATTAGTGAAGAAGATGGGGAACAGCAATGTAGGCTCTTCAGTTCCTTGCAGCCCGAACACCGTGTTGGATGCAGCTTGCTTCAGCTTTAGGAGTGATGACACAACACTAGGATCATCACAGTCAAACAACAGCAACAAAAATTACAACAGCCAGGACTCTACTTCTGCTTCCAAGAGGAGAAGATTAAGCACAACACCAATCTGA
- the LOC102713384 gene encoding GEM-like protein 1 isoform X1, with product MDPKPDAEAPTEAAAPSGHAAYPRLSPEDVAPPPPPVVPAAVSANPYVLSAPSAQPPAKSRYHQPLHLHLLLLAVAAPVLETIQAAALTVSGFVCLLGSVAAGARENLREKLDEVGKRFGDAARKTEGIVGDIWQHLKTGPSIADTAMGRIAQISKVIAEGGYDKVFHQTFECLPDEKLKKAYACYLSTSHGPIMGVLYISTAKLAFCSDSPVAYVTEDNMTQSSIYKVVVPVAQLRSVTPTASQQNPAERYIQVVSVDNHEFWFMGFVNYDGAVKSLQETVHGAA from the exons atggaTCCCAAGCCGGACGCCGAGGCaccgacggaggcggcggcgccgtcggggCACGCGGCGTACCCGCGGCTGTCCCCGGAggacgtcgcgccgccgccgccgcccgtcgtgCCGGCGGCCGTCTCCGCCAACCCCTACGTGCTCTCCGCCCCGTCCGCGCAGCCGCCCGCCAAGAGTCGGTACCACCAacccctccacctccacctcctcctcctcgccgtcgctgctccGGTTCTTGAGACGATCCAGGCCGCCGCGCTGACCGTCTCGGGTTTTGTTTGCCTCCTCGGCTCCGTCGCCGCAGGCGCCAGGGAGAATCTGCGGGAGAAGCTCGACGAGGTGGGGAAGAGGTTCGGCGACGCCGCGCGCAAGACCGAGGGTATCGTCGGCGACATCTGGCAGCACC TGAAAACCGGGCCTAGCATTGCTGATACTGCAATGGGGAGGATTGCTCAGATATCGAAGGTGATAGCTGAAGGTGGATACGACAAGGTGTTCCACCAGACGTTCGAGTGCCTGCCTGATGAGAAGCTCAAGAAGGCCTACGCATGCTACTTGTCAACCTCTCATGGTCCGATCATGGGCGTCTTGTACATCTCCACTGCCAAGCTTGCATTTTGCAGTGACAGTCCTGTGGCATATGTCACTGAGGATAATATGACCCAATCTTCCATTTACAAG GTAGTTGTACCAGTTGCTCAGCTAAGATCAGTTACTCCAACAGCAAGCCAGCAGAACCCTGCAGAGAGGTACATCCAGGTGGTTTCTGTCGACAACCATGAGTTCTGGTTCATGGGCTTCGTCAACTACGACGGGGCGGTGAAGAGCCTCCAGGAGACCGTTCATGGCGCCGCCTAG
- the LOC102712557 gene encoding translation initiation factor IF-2-like has protein sequence MDFSGGRGDPARWLEIAGKLLAARDLVGCKRLAERAVDASPLLPGGDELLAVADVLLASQRLLPSGRPDPIAVLQLQPNPDPADAKRSYCRLTDLLSTNPRPGAEAALRCVQEAFAHLSDSSANPAPTPTPAPAPAPAPAPAPAPAPAPAPAPAPAPTPASGGDASAAAADAFWTACPYCCHVYQYQRALMGRALRCPGAGCRRAFVATEIPSAPPIVPGTDMYYCAWGFYPMGFPKEADVSTNWKPFCPMYPWNSASPQQAPVGDGNVNKQNVEDNGGNIHVNSTPSNTQQADKSAGSGAGVGPSRGRIKKTTARKKVGGGSKKNASGGVESGIEPSLLGPESWNGLADGGSTVGARGININEVATAPDGSSMMHFGADEEIGFDLDVDATDAILGNLQHLPFLRDDDNARRLF, from the coding sequence ATGGATTtctccggcggccgcggcgacccGGCCCGGTGGCTGGAGATCGCCGGGAAGCTGCTCGCGGCGCGCGACCTGGTCGGCTGCAAGCGGCTGGCCGAGCGCGCGGTGGACGCATCGCCCCTCCTCccgggcggcgacgagctccTCGCCGTGGCCGACGTCCTCCTCGCGTCGCAGCGCCTGCTCCCCTCCGGCCGCCCCGATCCCATCGCGGTGCTCCAGCTCCAGCCCAACCCCGACCCCGCCGACGCCAAGCGGTCCTACTGCCGCCTCACCGACCTCCTCTCCACCAACCCCCGCCCCGGTGCTGAGGCCGCCCTCCGCTGCGTACAGGAAGCCTTCGCCCACCTCTCCGACTCCTCGGCTAATCCCgctcctactcctactcccgctcccgctcccgctcccgctcccgcccccgcccccgcccccgcccctgcccctgcccctgcccctgcccctgcccctactcctgcttccggcggcgacgcctcggccgccgcggctgATGCGTTCTGGACGGCGTGTCCGTACTGCTGTCATGTGTACCAGTACCAGCGTGCTCTGATGGGGCGCGCCCTCAGGTGTCCAGGCGCCGGCTGCAGGCGGGCGTTCGTGGCCACCGAGATCCCGTCCGCGCCGCCTATTGTGCCGGGCACCGACATGTACTACTGCGCCTGGGGATTCTACCCGATGGGATTCCCTAAGGAAGCTGATGTGAGCACCAACTGGAAGCCGTTTTGCCCCATGTATCCATGGAATTCGGCATCTCCACAGCAAGCACCTGTTGGCGATGGTAATGTTAACAAGCAAAATGTTGAGGATAATGGTGGGAATATTCATGTCAATTCAACGCCATCGAACACACAGCAGGCAGATaagagcgccggcagcggtgCTGGGGTTGGGCCTTCTAGAGGTAGGATCAAGAAGACAACAGCCCGCAAGAAGGTTGGTGGTGGCTCCAAGAAGAATGCTTCTGGAGGTGTAGAAAGTGGCATTGAGCCATCGTTGCTGGGGCCAGAATCGTGGAATGGTCTTGCAGATGGTGGATCTACAGTAGGTGCAAGAGGAATTAACATAAATGAGGTGGCAACGGCACCTGATGGCAGCAGCATGATGCATTTTGGTGCGGATGAGGAAATTGGTTTTGATTTGGATgttgatgcaacagatgctaTACTGGGGAATTTGCAGCATCTGCCATTCTTGAGGGACGATGACAATGCTAGACGGTTATTTTAG
- the LOC102715955 gene encoding uncharacterized protein LOC102715955 produces MAMMKKAARDGRLLRLVARAMLLAVVMLSLASLRLALSPTPTVGDGGELYLPVLLAELSDRGYLRHSGRAVFVGDAGSWAPFLERHHVAAVGPRQLREVADGSVDVVLFDGDAVWLSLVNRVLKAGGVAAGFATSESTLQQTYNYKAVFAHRSEAAIAFAVEKTGGSTAAAVTAPVGPHRKLLALPASKKDALAGLEAVLLEPPQKHHRRIIRRLRLRYLPELTGDSLDGYRRRTFIDVTPSRTGASTGAASWFKKHYPRGKHEFDIVRLNVAATASAHEAAKGIAEWLEGNVREEDYVVVKAGAEAVEEILRKRAAVRRVDELFLDCDAASAGADESSSARRPYWECLALYGRLRDHGVAVHQWWELMNA; encoded by the coding sequence ATGGCAATGATGAAGAAAGCAGCGAGGGATGGCAGGCTCCTTCGGCTGGTGGCACGGGCAATGCTCCTTGCCGTCGTTATGCTCTCACTCGCGTCGCTCAGGTTGGCGCTCTCGCCGACTCCCACggtgggcgacggcggggagctCTACCTGCCGGTGCTACTCGCCGAGCTAAGTGACCGTGGTTACCTGCGCCACAGCGGCCGCGCGGTGTTCGTTGGCGACGCCGGGTCGTGGGCCCCGTTTCTCGAGCGGCACCACGTCGCCGCTGTCGGTCCCCGTCAGCTCCGAGAGGTCGCCGACGGGTCTGTTGACGTTGTCCTCTTCGACGGCGATGCGGTTTGGCTCAGCCTTGTCAACCGCGTCCTCAAGGCCGGTGGTGTTGCCGCCGGTTTCGCCACGTCGGAGTCGACGTTGCAGCAGACTTACAACTACAAGGCAGTGTTCGCGCACAGGTCGGAGGCGGCCATCGCCTTCGCTGTGGAGAAGACCGGTGGgtccacggccgccgccgtgaccGCGCCGGTGGGGCCTCACCGGAAGCTCCTCGCGTTGCCGGCGAGCAAGAAGGACGCCCTGGCCGGACTCGAGGCCGTGCTCCTCGAGCCGCCGCAGAAGCATCACCGGCGAATCATCCGTCGGCTGCGGCTGAGGTACCTCCCGGAGCTGACCGGAGACTCGCTGGACGGATACCGCCGACGGACATTCATCGACGTGACTCCCTCTCGCACCGGCGCCAGCACCGGCGCCGCGTCGTGGTTCAAGAAGCACTACCCGAGAGGGAAGCACGAGTTCGACATCGTGCGCCTAaacgtcgccgccaccgcgagCGCGCACGAGGCGGCGAAGGGGATCGCCGAGTGGCTGGAAGGGAACGTGAGGGAGGAGGACTACGTGGTGGTGAAGGCCGGCGCcgaggcggtggaggagatCCTGCGCaagcgcgccgccgtccgacGTGTCGACGAGCTCTTCCTGGACTGCGAtgccgccagcgccggcgccgacgagagCAGCTCGGCGCGCCGCCCCTATTGGGAGTGTCTGGCGCTGTACGGTCGGCTGCGTGATCACGGCGTCGCCGTGCATCAATGGTGGGAGCTCATGAATGCTTGA
- the LOC102715678 gene encoding ADP-ribosylation factor-related protein 1-like, with translation MFSLMYGLWQHVFSKTEFHVLILGVHKAGKTTLLEKVKSIYLKGEGLPHDRIVPTVGLNIGRIEDANVKLVFWDLGGQPGLRTIWEKYYEEAHAVIYVIDSAAASSFEDAKSALEKVLDHEDLQGAPLLIFANKQELPAAVTEEELASRLHLKELDERPYMFQAGSAYDGTGIKAGIDWLVEEMERSKRTEVLRARTETAEKI, from the exons ATGTTCTCCTTGATGTATGGTCTATGGCAGCATGTCTTCAGCAAGACAGAGTTCCATGTACTTATCCTTGGAGTTCACAAGGCTGGGAAGACG ACCTTGCTAGAAAAGGTGAAGTCAATCTATTTGAAAGGGGAGGGCCTTCCACATGATCGTATTGTTCCAACAGTTGGGCTTAATATTGGACGAATTGAAGATGCCAATGTAAAACTTGTCTTCTGGGATCTGGGAGGTCAG CCTGGCCTACGAACAATCTGGGAGAAATATTATGAAGAGGCGCATGCTGTAATATATGTTATTGACtctgctgctgcatcatcaTTTGAAGATGCGAAATCTGCTCTGG AGAAAGTTCTTGATCACGAGGATCTGCAAGGGGCGCCACTactcatatttgcaaacaagcAG GAGTTACCAGCAGCTGTGACAGAGGAAGAATTGGCCAGTCGTCTTCACCTTAAAGAGTTAGACGAGAGGCCATATATGTTCCAGGCTGGATCCGCCTATGATGG GACGGGAATCAAAGCTGGTATTGACTGGTTAGTGGAAGAAATGGAAAGGAGTAAACGCACTGAAGTGCTGAGGGCGCGTACAGAAACAGCTGAGAAGATTTAA
- the LOC102713384 gene encoding GEM-like protein 1 isoform X2 → MDPKPDAEAPTEAAAPSGHAAYPRLSPEDVAPPPPPVVPAAVSANPYVLSAPSAQPPAKSARENLREKLDEVGKRFGDAARKTEGIVGDIWQHLKTGPSIADTAMGRIAQISKVIAEGGYDKVFHQTFECLPDEKLKKAYACYLSTSHGPIMGVLYISTAKLAFCSDSPVAYVTEDNMTQSSIYKVVVPVAQLRSVTPTASQQNPAERYIQVVSVDNHEFWFMGFVNYDGAVKSLQETVHGAA, encoded by the exons atggaTCCCAAGCCGGACGCCGAGGCaccgacggaggcggcggcgccgtcggggCACGCGGCGTACCCGCGGCTGTCCCCGGAggacgtcgcgccgccgccgccgcccgtcgtgCCGGCGGCCGTCTCCGCCAACCCCTACGTGCTCTCCGCCCCGTCCGCGCAGCCGCCCGCCAAGA GCGCCAGGGAGAATCTGCGGGAGAAGCTCGACGAGGTGGGGAAGAGGTTCGGCGACGCCGCGCGCAAGACCGAGGGTATCGTCGGCGACATCTGGCAGCACC TGAAAACCGGGCCTAGCATTGCTGATACTGCAATGGGGAGGATTGCTCAGATATCGAAGGTGATAGCTGAAGGTGGATACGACAAGGTGTTCCACCAGACGTTCGAGTGCCTGCCTGATGAGAAGCTCAAGAAGGCCTACGCATGCTACTTGTCAACCTCTCATGGTCCGATCATGGGCGTCTTGTACATCTCCACTGCCAAGCTTGCATTTTGCAGTGACAGTCCTGTGGCATATGTCACTGAGGATAATATGACCCAATCTTCCATTTACAAG GTAGTTGTACCAGTTGCTCAGCTAAGATCAGTTACTCCAACAGCAAGCCAGCAGAACCCTGCAGAGAGGTACATCCAGGTGGTTTCTGTCGACAACCATGAGTTCTGGTTCATGGGCTTCGTCAACTACGACGGGGCGGTGAAGAGCCTCCAGGAGACCGTTCATGGCGCCGCCTAG